Proteins from a single region of Gemmatimonadaceae bacterium:
- a CDS encoding Ig-like domain-containing protein produces the protein MHPRASRSLCLATFVLLAACGGGVEATTPPVPVVASVTVTLASATIAIGQTTVATAAARDAQGASVTGRTAAWSSGTPSVASVDASGTVTGVAAGTSVITATIDGRTGQATVTVTPPPVATVTVALAAPMIAIGQTTQATAVLRDAAGAALTGRVVAWTSASPAVATVNGSTGLVTGISAGNAIIVATSEGRTGQATVTVREPVALGAVSLQRMDGQPIDPSNVAGRIKHSVDPVLPAGFRGVIEVKVRGRVMRTDSVFGAATSGRTLARTGDIDRELDTASPVTVLTARELTSTVLANGATDIETTLRGLPAGGPPVSTTVRTAITLRNDDAVRLFVQPARTTVINGTPVYSGSTNMYVQDLAYSGIAIDQVEVIAVGAQSTYGSQPIGGVINLITRTAGDVGKEFTVTVPGESPQNGMRFAIGLVSRGPLSYRIGDIPRTNGNAASIDGSLLATTLQESATITLPQGISYQYIPPQDLGIFPAGYTPVDASPRWSDNQAPVASPTAVAPLQRALVVGQRAWGSTGKLGLSGNYFGNEYSAATFVSPGGFTDNVAGVPSAPSYTWYASKARSTLFAPSSRVSDFGVIPQTFSREWYLGVSLSDRAGNAGFYPVKTNAANPYTTGNVMTPSAQLGQTDGLFGRITSADNVTNSGVLSGAVFSNPATLGNWKLSVSVTGLNYASNMMTGLVSRYGARADCLYGFSGCTVPEVLGSTANAQGTQLGFDLTMADLNNRWRANLGGTGEGVVEGAFVPYNAAGIEGMNAHSWQRPFISLFDFTSPTSQVAVTTTTPGNVNVKLTGADNLGLEGFEVGAYWNWPNPRSGQDLRIPFYVGSAGGNLAQGFDTNMQLDIAGAYPRIGSFFDPVSGAVTGPHFDIKGVYSRWRDWSHRWSSVSQVAWSNTEPIPPIASGLQIRHSTSTQTVCGGTVCQGNVPMTATFVLEAFTPVRVIPFPKGKVVLIGPGGDISFLDEDEDPDELQVTGGWRYTYTFGADGAQLRLPAGNYLAKYVMPDKDGKRVFFSGQFGGLNIVAPAQPNPWLTRPMRPLF, from the coding sequence ATGCATCCGCGCGCCTCCCGTTCGCTTTGCCTCGCAACCTTCGTGCTCCTGGCCGCGTGCGGCGGTGGAGTCGAGGCCACGACTCCGCCGGTCCCGGTGGTCGCCTCGGTGACCGTCACCCTGGCCAGCGCCACGATCGCGATCGGGCAGACGACCGTGGCTACCGCGGCGGCGCGGGATGCACAGGGCGCCAGCGTGACGGGCCGCACTGCGGCGTGGTCCTCCGGGACGCCATCGGTCGCGAGCGTCGACGCGTCCGGAACCGTCACGGGGGTCGCGGCAGGGACGTCGGTGATCACCGCGACCATTGATGGCCGAACGGGTCAGGCGACGGTGACCGTCACGCCACCGCCCGTGGCGACCGTGACCGTAGCGCTGGCGGCACCGATGATCGCGATCGGACAGACGACGCAGGCAACGGCGGTGTTGCGTGACGCGGCCGGTGCCGCGCTGACGGGTCGCGTGGTTGCGTGGACGAGCGCGTCGCCGGCGGTGGCCACCGTGAATGGCTCCACGGGCCTGGTGACCGGTATCTCGGCGGGCAACGCGATCATCGTCGCGACGAGCGAGGGCCGGACGGGGCAAGCGACCGTGACCGTGCGGGAGCCCGTGGCTCTTGGGGCGGTCTCGTTGCAGCGGATGGACGGCCAACCGATCGATCCATCCAACGTCGCCGGTCGAATCAAGCACTCCGTCGATCCAGTGCTACCTGCCGGGTTTCGAGGTGTCATCGAGGTGAAGGTGCGCGGGCGCGTGATGCGCACCGACTCGGTCTTTGGTGCGGCCACATCGGGCCGAACCCTCGCGCGCACAGGCGATATCGATCGTGAACTCGACACGGCGTCGCCGGTCACGGTGCTCACCGCGCGTGAGCTCACGTCGACCGTGCTGGCCAACGGCGCTACGGACATCGAGACGACGCTCCGCGGCCTCCCCGCGGGGGGCCCGCCGGTGTCGACGACGGTCCGCACGGCGATCACGCTGCGCAATGACGATGCCGTTCGGCTCTTCGTACAGCCGGCGCGAACCACGGTGATCAACGGCACGCCGGTCTATTCGGGCAGCACGAACATGTACGTGCAGGATCTTGCGTACTCCGGCATCGCCATTGATCAGGTCGAGGTGATCGCCGTGGGAGCGCAGTCCACCTATGGGAGCCAGCCGATCGGCGGCGTGATCAACCTGATCACCAGGACCGCGGGCGACGTCGGGAAGGAGTTCACGGTGACGGTGCCAGGCGAATCGCCGCAGAACGGGATGCGTTTCGCGATTGGTCTCGTCAGTCGTGGGCCGCTGTCCTATCGGATCGGCGACATCCCCCGCACCAATGGCAACGCCGCCAGCATCGACGGCTCGCTCCTGGCGACGACGCTTCAGGAGTCGGCGACGATCACGTTGCCGCAGGGGATCTCCTACCAGTACATCCCGCCCCAGGATCTCGGGATCTTTCCGGCCGGATACACGCCAGTGGACGCATCCCCTCGTTGGAGCGACAATCAGGCGCCGGTCGCGAGTCCCACCGCGGTCGCTCCGTTGCAGCGGGCGCTCGTCGTCGGTCAGCGCGCATGGGGGTCGACGGGCAAGCTTGGTCTCTCCGGCAACTACTTCGGCAACGAATACTCGGCGGCGACCTTCGTGAGCCCTGGCGGATTCACCGACAACGTCGCCGGCGTGCCGTCGGCGCCCTCCTACACGTGGTACGCCTCGAAGGCTCGGAGCACCCTCTTTGCGCCGTCGAGTCGCGTCAGCGACTTCGGCGTCATCCCCCAAACGTTCAGCAGGGAGTGGTATCTCGGTGTATCGCTGAGCGATCGGGCGGGGAATGCCGGCTTCTATCCCGTGAAGACCAATGCGGCCAATCCATACACCACGGGCAACGTCATGACCCCGTCGGCACAATTGGGCCAGACCGACGGCCTGTTCGGGCGCATCACGTCGGCCGACAACGTGACAAACTCCGGCGTGCTCTCGGGCGCCGTGTTCTCGAACCCGGCAACGCTCGGCAACTGGAAGCTCTCCGTCAGTGTGACGGGCCTCAACTATGCGTCGAACATGATGACCGGACTGGTGTCCCGGTACGGCGCGCGGGCGGACTGTCTGTACGGATTCAGTGGATGCACGGTGCCCGAGGTACTCGGGAGCACGGCCAACGCGCAGGGCACGCAACTCGGCTTTGACCTGACCATGGCCGACCTGAACAACCGCTGGCGGGCCAACCTTGGCGGCACGGGCGAGGGCGTGGTCGAGGGCGCCTTTGTGCCGTACAACGCGGCGGGGATCGAAGGGATGAACGCGCACAGTTGGCAACGCCCGTTCATTTCCCTCTTCGACTTCACGTCTCCCACCTCGCAGGTTGCCGTGACGACCACCACGCCCGGGAACGTGAACGTGAAGCTCACGGGCGCAGACAACCTCGGGCTCGAGGGGTTCGAAGTGGGCGCGTACTGGAACTGGCCGAACCCGCGCAGCGGTCAGGACCTTCGCATTCCGTTCTACGTGGGTTCGGCCGGCGGGAACCTGGCGCAGGGCTTCGACACGAACATGCAGCTGGATATCGCGGGCGCGTATCCACGCATCGGGTCGTTCTTCGATCCGGTCAGCGGCGCCGTCACCGGACCGCATTTCGACATCAAGGGAGTGTACAGCCGCTGGCGCGACTGGTCGCATCGGTGGAGCTCCGTGTCGCAGGTGGCGTGGTCCAACACGGAGCCGATCCCGCCCATCGCGAGCGGTCTCCAGATCCGGCACTCCACCTCCACGCAGACCGTGTGTGGGGGGACGGTGTGCCAGGGCAACGTGCCGATGACGGCAACGTTCGTGCTCGAGGCGTTCACCCCGGTTCGTGTGATTCCGTTCCCCAAGGGCAAGGTGGTGCTGATCGGCCCTGGGGGTGACATCTCGTTTCTCGATGAAGACGAGGATCCGGACGAACTCCAGGTGACCGGCGGATGGAGGTACACCTACACATTCGGCGCGGACGGGGCGCAGCTCCGGCTGCCGGCGGGCAACTACCTGGCCAAGTACGTGATGCCGGACAAGGACGGCAAACGCGTGTTCTTCTCGGGGCAGTTCGGCGGGCTGAACATCGTGGCTCCCGCGCAGCCAAACCCATGGTTGACGCGCCCCATGCGTCCGCTGTTCTGA
- a CDS encoding serine hydrolase, with protein sequence MPSSHTIPRPGATAIGGALLLLSACGTAVDRLPNRIAARVAQVPGAEVGVYLKDLASGTTVAWHADTVFHAASTMKIPVMIEVFRAIEDGRIARSATLRLENRFASIVDGSPYTLDAGEDSDSATYGRIGSDVPVLELVDRMITHSSNLATNAVIALVGAPRAQATARALGAHTMMVRRGVEDGKAFAQGLNNTTTARDLGALLEAIALDRAASPPHTREMLAILEHQAFNEEIPAGLPPGTRVAHKTGNITGVLHDAALVFPDDGRPPFVLVVLTRNIPDPAIARALIRDIARLSWEALAR encoded by the coding sequence ATGCCGTCATCCCATACGATCCCTCGCCCGGGGGCCACCGCCATTGGTGGCGCCCTTCTCCTGCTTTCCGCGTGTGGGACCGCGGTCGACCGGCTGCCGAACCGCATCGCCGCGCGCGTTGCCCAGGTCCCCGGCGCCGAGGTGGGCGTGTACCTGAAGGATCTCGCCAGCGGCACGACCGTCGCGTGGCACGCCGACACGGTCTTTCACGCCGCGAGCACGATGAAGATCCCGGTCATGATCGAGGTGTTCCGGGCGATCGAAGACGGTCGGATCGCGCGCTCGGCGACGCTCCGGCTCGAGAATCGGTTTGCCTCGATCGTGGACGGATCGCCCTACACGCTTGATGCCGGCGAGGACTCCGACAGCGCCACGTACGGGCGGATCGGCTCGGACGTACCCGTGCTCGAGCTGGTGGACCGCATGATCACGCACTCGAGCAACCTGGCGACGAATGCCGTGATCGCCCTGGTCGGCGCCCCGCGCGCGCAGGCCACGGCGCGTGCCCTGGGCGCCCACACGATGATGGTCCGGCGTGGCGTCGAAGACGGCAAGGCGTTCGCACAGGGGCTGAACAACACCACGACCGCGCGCGACCTGGGCGCGCTGCTCGAAGCCATTGCGCTGGATCGCGCCGCATCGCCGCCGCACACGCGGGAGATGCTCGCGATCCTGGAGCACCAGGCCTTCAACGAGGAGATACCCGCCGGCCTCCCGCCCGGCACCCGCGTCGCACACAAGACCGGCAACATCACCGGAGTCCTGCACGATGCCGCGCTCGTCTTTCCCGACGACGGACGCCCGCCCTTTGTGCTGGTGGTACTGACGCGGAACATCCCTGACCCGGCCATCGCGCGGGCGCTCATCCGGGACATCGCGCGCCTGTCGTGGGAGGCGCTGGCGCGTTAG
- a CDS encoding cytochrome-c peroxidase, with product MPAIAVALLLATPAFFGPAVQGPVPRKAHEGFHAARVALGRALFAEPLLSRDSTLSCATCHDPRHAFAEPRAVSAGIGVDARRRNAPSLVNATVFRTTFDWDGRATSLAHQLSFVFSEAGDMGITAPEAAARLRARTDYRRHFRAAYGRMPQAKDLLDALTTFESTLVTTGSRFERFYLGAEPLLSDSEHRGWRLFRSNRTGCSGCHLPLPDPMGSGIIAFHDGRFHNIGVGYADSIMLDAGRYEVTGNRRDWGAFRTPSLWNIGVTAPYMHDGSLPTLAAVIKFYSNGGVANPNLDPVVRPIDLSVSEMEDLEAFLMTLTNDWQSLWPTPARDSAIGTHIAHPHALGLHFFPRRFR from the coding sequence ATGCCTGCTATCGCTGTCGCACTGTTGCTCGCGACGCCGGCCTTCTTCGGGCCGGCGGTCCAAGGTCCCGTTCCGCGCAAGGCACACGAAGGATTTCACGCGGCGCGCGTTGCCTTGGGTCGAGCGCTGTTCGCCGAACCTCTGCTTTCTCGAGATTCGACCCTGAGCTGCGCGACATGCCATGACCCGCGCCATGCATTCGCTGAGCCGCGCGCAGTTAGTGCTGGAATAGGGGTCGATGCACGCCGGCGAAATGCGCCATCCCTTGTGAACGCTACGGTGTTTCGCACGACGTTCGACTGGGATGGCCGCGCGACGTCCCTCGCGCACCAGCTGTCGTTCGTGTTCTCCGAGGCAGGGGACATGGGGATCACTGCGCCAGAAGCTGCTGCGCGTTTGCGAGCACGCACAGACTACAGACGCCATTTTCGCGCCGCCTATGGGAGAATGCCTCAGGCGAAAGACCTCCTTGACGCGCTCACAACATTCGAAAGCACCTTGGTGACGACGGGCTCGCGCTTCGAACGCTTCTACCTCGGGGCAGAACCACTGCTCTCCGATTCCGAGCATCGCGGTTGGCGACTCTTTCGAAGCAATCGGACTGGCTGCTCGGGTTGCCACTTGCCACTTCCCGATCCAATGGGATCTGGAATCATTGCGTTTCACGATGGCAGGTTTCACAACATCGGAGTGGGTTACGCTGACTCCATCATGCTTGATGCGGGGCGCTACGAGGTCACCGGGAACAGGCGAGACTGGGGAGCATTCCGGACACCTTCGCTCTGGAACATTGGAGTGACTGCACCCTACATGCACGATGGGAGCCTCCCGACTCTTGCCGCCGTGATCAAGTTCTACTCAAACGGCGGGGTGGCCAATCCCAACCTCGATCCGGTCGTTCGCCCCATCGACCTGTCAGTTAGCGAGATGGAGGATCTTGAAGCCTTCCTCATGACCCTGACGAACGATTGGCAGAGCCTTTGGCCTACCCCAGCTCGTGATTCAGCAATCGGAACGCATATCGCGCATCCGCACGCGCTAGGTCTCCACTTCTTTCCGCGACGATTCAGATGA
- a CDS encoding PD40 domain-containing protein produces the protein MSRLVALLSVVASTAVSVPGVWAQAPAPIRFARFPHVANDGRLAFTYADDIWISDANGANPRRLTAHVARDIAPRFSPDGQWIAFTSNRNGNNDVYVVGAAGGEPRQLTWFSGDDQALYFAPDGQSIIMTSTRGPNPWGSPLYRLPLDGTIPMPLGMDIGRSGMMKQDATAVAFNRVLPTYWRKGYRGNNSGDIAVQDVRTGEIREITDTDLQQYKGHVNDVHPMWGADGMIYFASERDGTLNIWRTSAAGGAAQQVTRHRNDGVQFPSMSPDGRHLVYENEFELWTLDVPGGTPRKVPITLAFDPKENDAQVVTSDSRAEGFAVSPDAGALAVDYHGEIVIVPVEAGVGERLQLSNSPWRERFQVYSPDGRRLAYVSDESGEEEVWVIEVATMQRRKLTTHESVKADLTWAPNSQKLAYTASNRLFEVDVSGASAAREVASNPAGGFANVQYASDGSWMIYVRRDDDQNAEVFALDVAAKREYNLTQSPFNETSAQLSADGRTIVFTSNRDGGTTQLFAASLARLTEDPNDPLVRERLRRASARPDSAPGAGALRIDAVGIDRRAVQLTRGTSAVGVFFLSRDGRTVFFSQGTGGGPGGGAPAAGDNPDAGLYAVNIDGRERRRIAQGTFTGMVPSMDRRTVFFRSTPRAGGDDGAAEPGFEIHKLVVAAPQRTERVNFTFPVRVDRRAEWNQLFEESWRVMKYRFYDEKMHGYDWDAIRTRYRPLLAHVGTNEDLYDLTNEMIGELNASHTGVSGPPTRPMPAIYRTRFPGFEVEPANGRYRVTHIYKDGPADREWIDLSVGDYVLAIDGQELKAGDNYWKLLSTTANDYVPVRYAKTPDGAGARTVRVATVTSLTDIRYEEWVARNRDEVTRATNGDIAYVHIRAMNQPSLARFRNEIDQFSNAKGIIVDIRFNGGGNIDQELIDILERRPYQFWNNRSGSRVWGRRPRQAIAGPKVMLINHRSGSDSEVTPMGFRQLGLGRIVGNPTAAAVIATGSYALINGGAIRTPGSLVITWDPSKPNNYGVNLENLGVPPDVWVENSPMDEVKKVDRELRTAIDEALRMLRASPPRVSSDQ, from the coding sequence ATGTCGCGTCTCGTTGCCCTGCTGTCCGTCGTTGCCTCCACCGCGGTCAGTGTGCCGGGGGTGTGGGCCCAGGCGCCAGCGCCCATCAGGTTCGCACGCTTTCCACATGTCGCGAACGACGGCCGGCTGGCCTTCACGTACGCCGATGACATCTGGATCAGCGACGCAAACGGCGCCAACCCGCGTCGACTGACGGCCCATGTGGCCCGCGACATCGCGCCGCGCTTTTCGCCGGATGGCCAATGGATCGCCTTCACCAGCAACCGCAACGGCAACAACGACGTCTATGTGGTGGGCGCCGCCGGGGGCGAGCCGCGCCAGCTCACGTGGTTCTCCGGGGACGACCAGGCGCTCTATTTCGCGCCCGACGGTCAGTCGATCATCATGACGTCGACGCGCGGGCCGAACCCCTGGGGGTCTCCGCTCTATCGCCTTCCGCTCGACGGCACGATCCCGATGCCGTTAGGCATGGACATCGGGCGCAGCGGCATGATGAAGCAGGACGCGACCGCGGTGGCCTTCAACCGCGTGCTGCCGACGTATTGGCGGAAGGGATATCGCGGCAACAACAGCGGAGACATTGCCGTCCAGGACGTTCGCACCGGCGAGATCCGCGAGATCACGGACACGGACCTGCAGCAGTACAAGGGCCACGTGAACGACGTGCATCCGATGTGGGGCGCCGACGGCATGATCTACTTCGCGTCGGAGCGGGATGGCACGCTCAACATCTGGCGGACCTCGGCGGCCGGCGGTGCCGCGCAGCAGGTCACGCGTCACCGGAATGACGGCGTGCAGTTCCCGTCGATGTCGCCCGATGGCCGCCACCTGGTGTACGAGAACGAGTTCGAACTGTGGACGCTCGACGTGCCCGGTGGCACGCCACGCAAGGTGCCGATCACGCTCGCCTTCGATCCCAAGGAGAACGACGCCCAGGTCGTCACGAGCGACAGCCGCGCCGAGGGCTTCGCCGTGTCTCCGGACGCCGGCGCGCTGGCGGTCGACTATCACGGCGAGATCGTGATCGTCCCGGTCGAAGCGGGCGTCGGTGAGCGACTGCAGCTCTCCAACAGTCCGTGGCGTGAGCGATTCCAGGTCTACTCCCCTGATGGAAGAAGGCTCGCGTACGTGTCCGATGAGTCGGGCGAAGAAGAGGTGTGGGTCATCGAGGTGGCGACGATGCAGCGCCGCAAGCTGACCACCCACGAGTCGGTCAAGGCCGACCTGACCTGGGCGCCCAACTCGCAGAAGCTGGCCTACACGGCGTCCAACCGACTGTTCGAGGTGGACGTGTCGGGCGCCAGCGCGGCGCGTGAGGTGGCGTCCAACCCCGCGGGTGGCTTCGCCAACGTGCAGTACGCATCCGATGGATCGTGGATGATCTACGTCAGGCGCGATGACGACCAGAATGCCGAGGTGTTTGCGCTCGACGTCGCGGCGAAGCGGGAGTACAACCTGACGCAGAGCCCGTTCAACGAGACGAGTGCGCAGCTCTCGGCGGATGGTCGCACGATCGTGTTCACGTCGAACCGCGATGGCGGTACCACGCAGCTGTTCGCGGCTTCACTGGCCCGTCTCACCGAGGATCCCAACGACCCGCTGGTGCGCGAGCGCCTGCGTCGTGCGAGCGCGCGGCCAGACAGCGCACCGGGCGCTGGGGCGCTGAGGATCGACGCGGTCGGCATCGACCGCCGCGCCGTGCAGCTGACGCGCGGGACGAGCGCGGTGGGCGTGTTCTTCCTCTCGCGGGATGGACGCACGGTCTTCTTCAGTCAGGGCACGGGGGGCGGCCCCGGCGGTGGTGCGCCGGCCGCGGGAGACAATCCGGACGCGGGCCTGTATGCCGTGAACATCGATGGTCGTGAGCGACGCCGGATCGCGCAGGGCACGTTCACCGGCATGGTGCCTTCGATGGACCGGCGCACCGTGTTCTTCCGCAGCACTCCACGCGCCGGCGGAGACGACGGCGCTGCCGAGCCCGGGTTCGAGATCCACAAGCTGGTCGTGGCCGCGCCGCAGCGGACGGAGCGGGTGAACTTCACGTTTCCGGTGCGCGTCGACCGACGGGCGGAGTGGAATCAGCTGTTCGAAGAGTCGTGGCGCGTGATGAAGTACCGCTTCTATGACGAGAAGATGCACGGCTACGACTGGGATGCGATCCGCACGCGCTACCGGCCGCTGCTGGCGCACGTGGGCACGAACGAGGACCTCTACGACCTCACCAACGAGATGATCGGTGAGTTGAATGCCTCGCACACCGGCGTCAGCGGACCGCCGACGCGCCCGATGCCTGCGATCTACCGCACGCGCTTTCCGGGTTTCGAAGTCGAGCCAGCCAACGGCCGCTATCGCGTGACGCACATCTACAAGGACGGACCAGCAGATCGCGAATGGATCGACCTGTCCGTCGGTGACTACGTCCTGGCCATCGACGGTCAGGAGCTGAAGGCGGGCGACAACTACTGGAAGCTCCTCAGTACGACCGCAAACGATTACGTGCCGGTGCGCTACGCAAAGACGCCGGACGGCGCCGGTGCACGGACCGTGCGTGTCGCGACGGTGACGTCTCTGACTGACATCCGCTATGAAGAATGGGTCGCCAGGAACCGGGACGAGGTGACCAGGGCCACGAACGGCGACATCGCCTACGTACACATCCGCGCGATGAACCAGCCTTCGCTGGCGCGCTTCCGAAACGAGATCGACCAGTTCTCCAACGCCAAGGGGATCATCGTCGACATCCGCTTCAACGGTGGTGGCAACATCGATCAGGAGCTCATCGACATCCTCGAGCGTCGTCCCTACCAGTTCTGGAACAACCGGAGCGGTTCACGCGTGTGGGGTCGTCGCCCGCGTCAGGCGATCGCGGGCCCCAAGGTCATGCTCATCAATCACCGCTCCGGCTCGGACAGCGAAGTCACGCCGATGGGGTTCCGGCAGCTGGGGCTTGGGCGCATCGTCGGCAACCCGACCGCGGCCGCGGTGATCGCGACCGGCAGCTACGCCCTCATCAATGGCGGGGCAATTCGCACACCGGGCTCCCTGGTGATCACCTGGGATCCGTCGAAGCCGAACAACTATGGCGTCAATCTCGAGAACCTCGGCGTGCCGCCCGACGTGTGGGTGGAGAACTCACCCATGGACGAGGTGAAAAAGGTCGACCGGGAACTGCGCACGGCGATCGATGAGGCGCTCAGGATGCTGCGGGCCTCGCCGCCGCGGGTGTCGAGCGACCAGTGA
- a CDS encoding right-handed parallel beta-helix repeat-containing protein produces MTPTSPTRAPPFLPVARAPLAILLTLTALAGCAVDPIAPGGVVLTRLVGLPIVPINVPDTAKTDTTTAPTDTMPSASGVHLPRSMPLVPDDLDDRACTVRVGTGELQGALNAARGGDVLCLAGTYQGTFTVPPRVDPGWVVIRSASTIPPGRMRPSTAPGLARIVSANRTTPLTFAARATRTMLLGVEVTTDSTMVEGPVALVQIGTAQERLASDLPTDIVLQQVYLHGWPRQHVRRAVAGNGGAQTLRDSWCEEIHASGFDSQCWISWNASGPILIENNTLEAASENVMFGGADPRVPGLVPSDVTIRRNHIAKPLAWKGANWNVKNLIETKSSARVLVEQNVIEGSWTDGQTGYAFVLKSTSQNLGCPACGTSDWTIRRNLVRQTGAGFSIAGRADQNGVTVTDSSNRRFAILENWIGPLNVAPFEGDARPMIFLSENDDVVVRGNTFEEGARIREAVLFDISGGRLKAVGNLVFDRNVFPRGQYGVGASGVGEGLVAWQAGALGASQWTGNAFVGRATVTYPPGTTWHATLADALGSAGIARARIDAGVSAVVIAR; encoded by the coding sequence GTGACGCCAACTTCGCCTACCCGCGCCCCGCCCTTCCTGCCAGTCGCCCGGGCACCACTCGCGATCCTGCTCACGCTCACGGCCCTCGCGGGCTGTGCGGTGGATCCGATCGCGCCTGGCGGCGTCGTGCTCACACGCCTCGTCGGTCTCCCGATCGTGCCGATCAACGTGCCGGACACGGCGAAGACCGACACGACGACCGCCCCGACCGACACGATGCCGAGCGCCAGCGGCGTCCACCTGCCGCGGTCGATGCCGCTCGTGCCCGACGACCTGGATGATCGCGCCTGCACGGTCCGTGTAGGTACCGGAGAGTTGCAGGGCGCACTCAACGCCGCACGCGGCGGAGATGTGCTCTGCCTGGCGGGCACGTACCAGGGGACGTTCACCGTTCCGCCACGCGTCGACCCGGGTTGGGTCGTCATCCGCTCGGCGAGCACGATCCCCCCGGGCCGCATGCGGCCCTCCACCGCGCCTGGACTCGCCCGCATCGTCAGCGCCAACCGCACCACGCCGCTCACATTCGCCGCACGCGCGACGCGCACCATGCTCCTCGGCGTCGAGGTCACGACCGACTCGACCATGGTCGAGGGTCCGGTCGCGCTCGTCCAGATCGGCACCGCACAGGAGCGACTCGCCTCGGACCTGCCGACCGACATCGTGCTCCAGCAGGTGTACCTGCACGGATGGCCGCGTCAACACGTGCGACGAGCCGTGGCCGGCAATGGCGGCGCGCAGACGCTCCGCGATTCCTGGTGTGAGGAGATTCACGCATCCGGATTCGACAGCCAGTGCTGGATCAGCTGGAATGCGTCCGGACCCATCCTCATCGAGAACAACACGCTCGAAGCGGCGAGCGAGAACGTGATGTTTGGTGGTGCCGACCCCAGGGTGCCAGGGCTCGTACCGAGCGACGTGACCATCAGACGTAACCACATCGCGAAGCCGCTCGCGTGGAAGGGCGCCAACTGGAACGTGAAGAACCTGATCGAGACGAAGTCCTCGGCGCGTGTGCTCGTGGAGCAGAACGTGATCGAGGGATCGTGGACGGACGGCCAGACGGGTTATGCGTTCGTGCTGAAGTCCACATCGCAGAACCTCGGATGTCCGGCGTGCGGCACGTCGGACTGGACGATCCGGCGCAACCTCGTACGCCAGACCGGCGCGGGCTTTTCGATCGCCGGTCGGGCCGACCAGAATGGCGTCACGGTGACCGATTCCAGCAACCGCCGGTTTGCCATCCTCGAGAACTGGATCGGCCCGCTCAACGTCGCGCCCTTCGAAGGGGATGCGCGGCCGATGATCTTTCTCTCGGAGAACGATGACGTCGTCGTTCGGGGGAACACCTTCGAGGAAGGGGCGAGGATCCGGGAGGCCGTGCTGTTCGACATCTCCGGCGGCCGCCTCAAGGCCGTCGGGAATCTCGTGTTCGACCGGAACGTGTTCCCGCGCGGGCAATATGGTGTGGGCGCGAGTGGCGTGGGCGAGGGATTGGTCGCGTGGCAGGCCGGCGCACTCGGCGCGTCACAGTGGACGGGGAACGCTTTCGTCGGGCGGGCGACGGTCACCTATCCTCCTGGCACCACGTGGCACGCCACCCTGGCCGACGCGTTAGGTTCGGCTGGCATCGCGCGCGCGCGGATCGATGCCGGCGTGTCCGCGGTCGTGATCGCACGCTGA